One genomic window of Branchiostoma floridae strain S238N-H82 chromosome 4, Bfl_VNyyK, whole genome shotgun sequence includes the following:
- the LOC118414825 gene encoding BTB/POZ domain-containing protein KCTD7-like, producing MYKMTDSSLSSDKFPDVVELNVGGSHFTTCLATLRKYPESMLATMFSGRHRLARDKEGRYFIDRDGTYFKFVLDFLRSDDLPDIPPNSLEHAYNEAQFYGLEPLMVLLENTPTLSAQKLRQDYLKTFDDFEILLDTLIEEAKKPLSKCPYRTTSVKIGLSGIMLQRNFKENEYPTGEGHNCYVTQKAFCIFHPLHTCKKAEVDVFMDCLTLELGRRGFSARGAENNPPQCPWCTKWLHEVVFTWW from the exons ATGTACAAGATGACTGACAGCAGCTTGTCATCCGATAAG TTCCCAGACGTAGTGGAGCTGAATGTAGGCGGGTCACACTTCACGACGTGTCTGGCGACCCTACGAAAGTACCCTGAGTCCATGCTGGCCACCATGTTCAGCGGGAGGCACCGCCTAGCCCGGGACAAGGAGGGGCGCTACTTCATCGACAGGGACGGGACGTACTTCAAGTTCGTCCTTGATTTCCTCAGATCGGACGACCTTCCGGACATCCCGCCAAATTCTCTCGAGCATGCGTACAACGAAGCTCAATTTTACGGGCTAGAACCTCTGATGGTTCTGTTAGAAAACACTCCTACATTGTCAGCTCAAaaactcagacaagattacttGAAAACTTTCGACGACTTTGAAATCTTGCTGGACACGCTTATAGAAGAAGCGAAGAAGCCATTGTCGAAGTGCCCTTACCGGACAACGTCCGTAAAGATAGGGCTTAGCGGAATTATGTTACAGCGTAATTTTAAAGAGAACGAATACCCAACGGGCGAGGGGCATAACTGTTACGTGACTCAGAAAGCGTTCTGTATTTTCCATCCGCTACACACGTGTAAGAAAGCGGAGGTGGACGTGTTTATGGACTGCCTGACGTTGGAGTTGGGTAGGCGGGGGTTCAGCGCACGTGGCGCCGAGAACAACCCGCCTCAGTGCCCCTGGTGTACCAAATGGCTGCACGAGGTTGTGTTCACTTGGTGGTGA
- the LOC118414807 gene encoding cholesterol 7-desaturase-like, protein MFRVRHLFAVLLAVLASVVGLKHGPTRVDAAWVLLRGETLLAFQWPSVEILLLFAIGLAGAIWLYQVLFSPMEFCRQLGDLGYHPDGTRNMKAMANDARRRRQRGHLPPVYPNGWWGILESRLLQRGQVKEVVALGEHLAVFRQENGTVSVVDAYCPHLGANLGVGGRVVGNCIECPFHGWRYRGEDGKCMHIPYAAKVPDVARVKSWTCLECNGSIYIWYHCDGEEPSWTPKLVDEVESGEWTCRGLSEHFINAHVEEISENGADIGHLNHLHGPGVTTGNDLRHIWSSFTGFFTHQWEADWQPFPAPDTQFGTMTVDMDMYLFGYRIPLPSVKARAIQNGPGVVYLYIDGPLMHVVLVSSITPVEPLLLRYTQSIYASRGTPTFLAKIVQWGEAVQLERDVTVWNNKSYPAKPVLVKEDAAIVRHRRWYSQFYSKNSPRFTTQRTSLDW, encoded by the exons ATGTTTCGTGTTCGTCATCTATTCGCCGTCCTGCTGGCGGTGTTGGCGTCCGTGGTCGGTCTGAAACACGGCCCGACACGAGTGGACGCCGCCTGGGTGCTGCTACGAGGAGAAACGCTACTCGCCTTCCAATGGCCGTCCGTAGAAATCCTCCTGCTCTTCGCCATTGGTCTCGCTGGTGCCATCTGGCTTTATCAG GTACTGTTTTCTCCCATGGAGTTCTGTCGTCAGCTCGGTGACCTGGGGTATCACCCGGACGGGACGAGGAACATGAAGGCCATGGCTAACGACGCCCGCAGGCGGCGGCAGAGGGGCCACCTCCCGCCGGTCTATCCCAACGGCTGGTGGGGGATTCTCGAGTCTCGTCTGCTACAACGGGGTCAGGTCAAGGAGGTTGTCGCTTTAG GGGAACATCTAGCGGTGTTTCGTCAGGAGAACGGGACAGTGTCTGTAGTGGACGCGTACTGCCCGCACCTGGGCGCCAACCTGGGCGTGGGGGGACGGGTGGTCGGCAACTGTATCGAGTGTCCCTTCCACGGGTGGCGGTACCGGGGAGAGGACGGCAAGTGTATGCACATCCCGTATGCCGCTAAAG TTCCCGACGTGGCCCGAGTGAAGTCGTGGACGTGTCTGGAGTGTAACGGCAGTATCTACATCTGGTACCACTGTGACGGGGAGGAGCCCTCATGGACACCTAAACTGGTGGACGAGGTGGAGAGCGGGGAGTGGACGTGCCGGGGGCTGTCTGAACACTTCATCAACGCACATGTGGAG GAGATATCCGAAAACGGAGCGGACATCGGTCACCTGAACCACCTGCACGGGCCCGGGGTAACGACAGGGAATGACCTGCGCCACATCTGGTCGTCTTTCACCGGCTTCTTCACACACCAGTGGGAGGCGGACTGGCAACCCTTCCCCGCGCCAGACACACAGTTCGGCACCATGACCGTGGACATGGACATGTATCTCTTCGGCTACAGAATCCCCCTGCCGAGTGTCAAGGCCCGTGCCATACAG AACGGCCCGGGCGTGGTGTACCTGTACATTGATGGTCCCCTGATGCACGTAGTGCTGGTGAGCTCCATCACGCCAGTGGAACCCCTCCTGCTGCGCTACACACAGAGCATCTACGCCAGCCGGGGCACCCCGACGTTCCTCGCTAAGATAGTGCAGTGGGGAGAAGCCGTACAG TTGGAACGTGACGTCACCGTTTGGAACAACAAGTCTTACCCGGCCAAGCCGGTCTTGGTGAAGGAAGACGCCGCCATCGTACGTCATCGGCGCTGGTACTCCCAGTTCTACAGTAAAAATAGCCCGCGATTCACAACCCAACGGACAAGCTTGGACTGGTAA
- the LOC118414812 gene encoding mitoferrin-2-like: MDPDDPYESLPKESSLAAHLGAGALAGMAEHCIMYPVDSVKTRMQSIIPEPGARYRSIAHAFKTIIRQEGLLRPVRGVSVVAAGAGPAHALYFSCYEQMKRTLGGNSRGMEPGHYPVANGAAGCIATVFHDASMNPVDVVKQRLQMYGSPYKGAIDCFRTVLRTEGVGAFYRSFTTQLTMNLPFQSIHFMVYEFMQEHFNPSHEYNPETHLVSGAMAGAVAAAITTPLDVCKTLLNTQEKRVRNKKAAISGMVDAFRTVYRVGGFFAYFKGVRARVVFQMPATAISWSVYELFKHLITKQQRSALYAKESGRQEPKQDLVLLRQDKMPLAVK, encoded by the exons ATGGACCCGGACGACCCGTACGAGAGCCTGCCGAAGGAGAGTAGTCTGGCGGCGCATTTGGGAGCGGGAGCTCTGGCAGGCATGGCCGAACATTGCATAATGTACCCCGTGGATTCTGTCAAG ACACGTATGCAGAGTATCATACCCGAGCCCGGCGCGAGATACCGTAGTATCGCCCACGCCTTCAAAACCATCATCCGACAGGAAGGACTGCTGAGACCCGTGCGAGGCGTGAGCGTGGTGGCGGCGGGGGCGGGGCCCGCTCATGCTCTGTACTTCTCGTGCTACGAGCAAATGAAAAGGACTTTAGGTGGCAACAGTCGTGGAATGGAGCCTGGACACTACCCCGTGGCCAATG GTGCGGCAGGGTGTATCGCAACAGTGTTTCATGATGCTTCCATGAATCCAGTAGACG TTGTGAAACAAAGACTGCAGATGTACGGAAGTCCGTACAAAGGTGCAATAGACTGCTTCCGGACTGTTCTCCGAACGGAAGGGGTGGGGGCGTTCTACAGGAGCTTCACCACACAATTGACAATGAACCTCCCCTTTCAAAGCATCCACTTCATGGTGTACGAGTTCATGCAAGAGCATTTCAACCCGTCGCATGAATACAACCCGGAGACCCATCTCGTGTCGGGCGCCATGGCGGGAGCGGTCGCCGCCGCCATCACCACCCCATTGGACGTTTGCAAAACCCTGTTGAACACGCAGGAGAAGAGAGTACGCAATAAGAAGGCAGCAATCTCAGGGATGGTGGATGCGTTCAGAACGGTTTATCGCGTGGGGGGATTCTTCGCGTACTTCAAAGGGGTGAGGGCGAGAGTGGTGTTCCAGATGCCGGCCACGGCCATATCGTGGTCGGTATACGAGCTGTTCAAACACCTGATCACCAAGCAGCAGCGGTCGGCCCTGTACGCGAAAGAGAGCGGCCGCCAGGAGCCTAAACAGGACCTGGTGCTCCTCAGGCAAGACAAGATGCCGTTAGCTGTCAAGTGA